Proteins encoded in a region of the Nocardia asteroides genome:
- a CDS encoding SDR family oxidoreductase encodes MSTDLLGKSALVTGASRGIGKAVAAELLARGANVLITARKKDPLEEAAAELRGLGHQGQVVALPGNSGVAEDRAAAVERAVTEFGSLDVLINNTGINPVFGSLMDADLDAVRKIFDVNVVAALGYIQEAYRAWMRDHGGAVVNVASVAGIRSTGVIAAYGASKSALIHLTGELAWQLGPKIRVNAVAPGVIKTKFADALYSSDEERAASVYPMKRLGTPEDVARLIGFLVSDEAAWITGETVRVDGGLLSTGGI; translated from the coding sequence ATGAGTACCGATCTATTGGGCAAGAGCGCACTGGTCACGGGGGCCAGCCGGGGCATCGGCAAGGCGGTCGCGGCGGAGTTGCTCGCACGCGGCGCGAACGTGCTGATCACCGCGCGGAAGAAGGACCCGCTGGAGGAGGCCGCCGCCGAGCTGCGCGGGCTGGGACACCAGGGCCAGGTCGTCGCCCTGCCGGGAAACTCGGGCGTCGCCGAGGATCGGGCGGCCGCGGTCGAGCGCGCGGTCACGGAGTTCGGTTCGCTGGATGTCCTGATCAACAACACCGGCATCAACCCGGTCTTCGGTTCCCTGATGGACGCCGACCTGGACGCCGTGCGCAAGATCTTCGACGTGAACGTGGTCGCGGCCCTCGGCTACATCCAGGAGGCCTACCGGGCGTGGATGCGCGACCACGGCGGCGCCGTGGTCAACGTGGCCAGCGTGGCGGGCATCCGCTCGACCGGCGTGATCGCCGCCTACGGCGCGTCCAAGTCCGCGCTGATCCATCTCACCGGTGAACTCGCCTGGCAGTTGGGGCCGAAGATCCGGGTGAACGCGGTCGCGCCGGGCGTGATCAAGACGAAGTTCGCCGACGCGCTGTATTCGTCCGACGAGGAGCGCGCCGCGAGCGTGTACCCGATGAAGCGGCTGGGCACTCCGGAGGACGTGGCGCGCCTGATCGGCTTCCTGGTCTCCGACGAGGCGGCGTGGATCACCGGCGAGACGGTGCGCGTGGACGGCGGGCTGCTGTCCACCGGCGGGATCTGA
- a CDS encoding ATP-binding cassette domain-containing protein, which produces MITATDLEVRAGVRTLLSAPGPALRVQAGDRIGLVGRNGAGKTTTLRILAGEGEPYAGKIIRSSDIGYLPQDPREGNLDVLARDRVLSARGLDTLIREMEKQQALMAEVADDKEREKAVRKYGRLEERFSALGGYVAESEAARICHSLGLPDRVLGQSLRTLSGGQRRRIELARILFAASDGSGGRSDTILLLDEPTNHLDADSITWLRGFLQNHDGGLIVISHDVELLADVVNKVWFLDAVRGEADVYNMGWKKYLDARATDEQRRRRERANAEKKASALRAQAAKLGAKATKATAAQNMAKRADRLLAELDDVRVADKVARIKFPEPAACGKTPLMAENLTKVYGSLEIFTGVDLAIDRGSRVVVLGLNGAGKTTLLRLLAGVEQPTAGGLVPGHGLKVGYFAQEHDTLDDNATVWENIRHAAPDAGEQDLRGLLGAFMFSGPQLEQPAGTLSGGEKTRLALAGLVSSAANVLLLDEPTNNLDPVSREQVLDALRTYAGAVVLVTHDPGAAEALSPERVILLPDGTEDHWSAEYLELIQLA; this is translated from the coding sequence GTGATCACCGCGACCGACCTGGAGGTCCGGGCCGGAGTCCGCACCCTGCTGTCCGCACCGGGACCGGCGCTGCGGGTGCAGGCGGGCGACCGGATCGGGCTGGTCGGGCGCAACGGCGCGGGAAAGACCACCACGCTGCGCATCCTGGCCGGAGAGGGGGAGCCGTACGCCGGAAAGATCATCCGCTCCAGCGACATCGGCTACCTGCCCCAGGATCCGCGCGAGGGCAACCTGGACGTGCTGGCCCGGGACCGGGTGCTGTCGGCGCGCGGCCTGGACACGCTGATCCGGGAGATGGAGAAGCAGCAGGCGCTGATGGCGGAGGTCGCCGACGACAAAGAGCGCGAGAAGGCGGTCCGCAAGTACGGCAGGCTCGAAGAGCGTTTCTCGGCCCTCGGCGGTTACGTCGCCGAGAGCGAGGCGGCGCGCATCTGCCACAGCCTCGGTCTGCCCGACCGGGTGCTCGGGCAGTCGCTGCGCACCCTGTCCGGTGGTCAGCGGCGGCGAATCGAATTGGCCCGCATCCTGTTCGCGGCCTCCGACGGCAGCGGCGGGCGTTCGGACACCATCTTGCTGCTGGACGAGCCGACCAACCACCTCGACGCCGACTCGATCACCTGGTTGCGGGGATTCCTGCAGAATCACGACGGCGGCCTGATCGTGATCAGTCACGACGTGGAACTGCTCGCCGACGTGGTGAACAAGGTGTGGTTCCTGGACGCGGTGCGCGGCGAGGCCGACGTCTACAACATGGGCTGGAAGAAGTATCTGGACGCGCGCGCCACCGATGAGCAGCGCAGGCGCCGGGAACGCGCGAATGCCGAGAAGAAGGCGAGTGCGTTGCGCGCCCAGGCGGCCAAGCTCGGCGCCAAGGCCACGAAAGCCACTGCGGCGCAGAACATGGCCAAGCGCGCCGATCGCCTGCTGGCCGAACTCGACGACGTGCGCGTCGCCGACAAGGTCGCCCGGATCAAGTTCCCCGAGCCCGCGGCCTGCGGCAAGACGCCGCTGATGGCCGAGAACCTGACCAAGGTCTACGGCTCGCTGGAGATCTTCACCGGTGTCGATCTCGCGATCGACCGCGGCAGCCGGGTGGTGGTGCTGGGGCTCAACGGCGCGGGTAAGACGACGTTGCTGCGCCTGCTGGCCGGAGTGGAACAGCCGACAGCGGGCGGCTTGGTGCCGGGACACGGCCTGAAGGTCGGGTACTTCGCCCAAGAGCACGACACCCTGGACGACAACGCCACCGTGTGGGAGAACATCCGTCACGCGGCGCCGGACGCGGGCGAGCAGGATCTGCGCGGCCTACTCGGCGCGTTCATGTTCTCCGGTCCGCAGCTCGAGCAGCCCGCGGGCACCCTCTCAGGCGGTGAGAAGACCCGTCTCGCGCTGGCCGGACTGGTCTCCTCCGCAGCGAACGTGCTGCTGCTGGACGAGCCCACGAACAACCTCGACCCCGTCTCGCGAGAGCAGGTGCTGGACGCCCTGCGCACCTACGCGGGCGCCGTGGTGCTGGTCACCCACGACCCGGGCGCAGCGGAGGCGCTGTCTCCGGAACGCGTGATCCTGCTCCCGGACGGGACAGAAGACCATTGGTCGGCCGAATATCTGGAACTTATTCAGCTTGCGTGA
- a CDS encoding transcriptional regulator, producing the protein MSDRPQSKAPLGKGTRVTGKSRDRLQTQLKKQYEAGASIRSLARSTGRSYGFIHNVLVESDVQLRSRGGANRRKSQ; encoded by the coding sequence ATGAGCGACAGGCCACAAAGCAAGGCCCCATTGGGTAAGGGCACACGCGTCACCGGGAAGTCACGCGATCGCCTACAAACCCAGCTGAAGAAACAGTACGAGGCGGGTGCGAGCATCCGGTCACTGGCGCGGTCCACCGGCCGCTCCTACGGCTTCATCCATAACGTGCTGGTGGAGTCGGATGTGCAACTCCGCAGCCGGGGCGGAGCCAATCGCCGCAAGAGCCAATAG
- a CDS encoding dihydrofolate reductase family protein, producing the protein MRDLLLQIMVTLDGYAAGPDGALDWIEVDDPELDAYLAELLGGVDAQIFGRTSYELLAGYWPDAQRDPATPGDAMLAPLVNALPKLVLSHRTDLELPWQPARRIGADLPAEIAELKNSPGKPLVVFAGVRTAQEFLRLDAVDELRLLVFPVLLGAGLPLFGEVAPRLLRLVDAVAFRASGVVLQTYRRAQ; encoded by the coding sequence GTGCGGGACTTGCTGCTGCAGATCATGGTGACGCTGGACGGCTATGCGGCCGGCCCGGACGGAGCGCTCGACTGGATCGAAGTCGACGACCCAGAACTGGACGCCTACCTCGCCGAGTTGCTCGGCGGCGTCGATGCCCAGATCTTCGGGCGCACGTCTTACGAGCTGCTGGCCGGGTATTGGCCCGACGCGCAACGCGATCCGGCGACGCCGGGGGACGCGATGCTGGCCCCGCTGGTCAACGCGCTGCCCAAGCTCGTGCTGTCGCACCGGACGGACCTGGAACTGCCCTGGCAGCCCGCCCGCCGGATCGGCGCGGACCTGCCCGCCGAGATCGCGGAGCTGAAGAACAGTCCCGGCAAGCCGCTGGTGGTGTTCGCCGGTGTCCGCACGGCGCAGGAGTTCCTGCGTCTCGACGCGGTGGACGAACTTCGGCTGCTGGTGTTTCCGGTGCTGCTCGGCGCAGGCCTGCCGCTGTTCGGCGAGGTCGCACCCCGGCTGCTACGACTGGTGGACGCCGTGGCGTTCCGGGCCTCCGGCGTGGTGCTGCAGACCTATCGCCGGGCTCAGTAG
- a CDS encoding cupin domain-containing protein: MAIPAPRKDVAIRQPQDAEVLHTRSVTVRLLIDAEEAGGGLSTLEVGMERGADGAAPHYHTRSDELFYVAEGELQLLAGDRIVTVGAGGSIVVPKFMPHAFGAAPDSTARILIALTPGVQRFEYFRLLERIAEGSSTMAELAAAQDEFDNHFVDAPAWWAQREGNRN; this comes from the coding sequence ATGGCCATTCCCGCCCCGCGCAAAGACGTCGCGATCCGGCAGCCGCAGGACGCGGAGGTCCTGCACACCCGGTCGGTCACCGTGCGCCTGCTGATCGATGCCGAAGAGGCCGGCGGCGGGCTGAGCACGCTCGAGGTCGGCATGGAACGCGGCGCCGACGGTGCGGCGCCGCACTATCACACACGTTCCGACGAGCTGTTCTATGTCGCCGAAGGAGAACTGCAACTGCTTGCCGGTGACCGCATCGTCACCGTCGGCGCGGGTGGTTCGATCGTGGTCCCGAAATTCATGCCGCACGCGTTCGGCGCCGCACCGGACAGCACGGCCCGCATTCTGATCGCGCTCACACCCGGGGTACAGCGTTTCGAGTACTTCCGGCTGCTGGAACGGATCGCCGAGGGCTCATCCACGATGGCCGAACTCGCCGCTGCCCAGGACGAGTTCGACAACCACTTCGTCGACGCCCCTGCCTGGTGGGCACAGCGTGAAGGCAACCGGAACTGA
- a CDS encoding MarR family transcriptional regulator, producing the protein MTERKTDAVDAIVAQWERERPDLDLEAMAVVGRLGRLFLVAQREVEAVFGKHGLQRGEFDVLAALRRSGEPFELNPSVLADTLMLSRAGMTGRLDRLESAGLVRRVADVHDRRAVRVALTGAGRKLVDIVVTEHTANETRLLSVLTAAERRELDRLARILLGSMEPDG; encoded by the coding sequence ATGACCGAGCGGAAGACCGACGCCGTGGACGCGATCGTGGCGCAGTGGGAGCGCGAACGACCGGACCTCGATCTGGAGGCGATGGCCGTGGTCGGACGGCTGGGGCGGCTGTTCCTGGTGGCGCAGCGCGAGGTCGAGGCGGTATTCGGCAAGCACGGCCTGCAGCGCGGCGAATTCGACGTGCTTGCCGCACTGCGCCGTTCGGGCGAGCCGTTCGAGCTCAATCCGTCGGTGCTGGCCGACACGCTGATGCTCTCCCGTGCGGGCATGACCGGACGGCTGGACCGGCTGGAGTCGGCGGGGCTGGTGCGGCGCGTCGCGGACGTGCACGACCGCAGGGCGGTTCGCGTCGCACTCACCGGTGCGGGGCGCAAGCTGGTCGACATCGTGGTCACCGAGCACACCGCGAACGAGACCCGATTGCTGTCCGTGCTCACCGCCGCCGAGCGGCGGGAACTGGACCGGCTCGCGCGAATTCTGCTGGGCAGCATGGAGCCGGACGGGTAG